A genomic segment from Sphingopyxis sp. DBS4 encodes:
- a CDS encoding HEAT repeat domain-containing protein: MTAAVSRHDHFPRHDGPRRERIRRAASHLDARWRDEDGASGGLRAAMAAVAGEPPAVALAALMPWLADPGWLARRLDEAAALLAADPFAVPPLPPVGDGLLLAEHGPIQLTLRIQRFEWRGEAPAIARFVPGAAAVRFLATGGASIQRHRVAVSAAEEAGVFTAAAAAPCRSETARPLVTGECLIFDTARESFTLADATGDIMFLELAVQPASPLPVRAYDVASGRLVHLSSSRRDASFRQMGLALLRAFGRRDAAPLFAAEIETGDFAARWAAMRELIALDPAAALPHLAHMAASDPHPEIRRAAAATLALYSPPPAGGKRAGVSHAPPDRSARRARI, encoded by the coding sequence ATGACGGCTGCCGTTTCGCGCCACGATCATTTTCCCCGCCACGACGGCCCGCGCCGTGAGCGCATCCGCCGCGCGGCATCGCATCTCGATGCGCGCTGGCGGGACGAGGACGGGGCGTCCGGTGGGCTGCGCGCGGCGATGGCGGCGGTCGCGGGCGAGCCTCCAGCCGTCGCGCTTGCCGCGCTCATGCCCTGGCTGGCCGACCCCGGCTGGCTTGCCCGCCGGCTGGACGAAGCGGCCGCGCTGCTCGCTGCCGATCCCTTCGCCGTCCCGCCGCTACCCCCGGTCGGGGACGGCCTGCTTCTCGCGGAGCATGGACCGATCCAATTGACGCTCCGCATCCAGCGGTTCGAGTGGCGCGGGGAAGCACCGGCGATCGCGCGCTTCGTTCCGGGCGCCGCGGCTGTCCGCTTCCTCGCCACGGGCGGCGCGTCGATCCAGCGGCATCGTGTCGCAGTCAGCGCGGCCGAAGAGGCGGGCGTCTTCACCGCCGCAGCCGCAGCCCCTTGCCGGAGCGAGACGGCGCGCCCGCTCGTGACGGGCGAATGCCTGATATTCGACACGGCGCGCGAAAGCTTCACGCTCGCCGATGCGACCGGCGACATAATGTTCCTCGAACTCGCGGTGCAGCCGGCGTCGCCGCTGCCGGTGCGCGCCTATGATGTGGCGAGCGGCCGCCTCGTCCACCTGTCCTCGTCGCGCCGCGACGCCAGCTTCCGGCAGATGGGGCTCGCCCTGCTGCGCGCGTTCGGCCGCCGCGACGCCGCGCCCCTGTTCGCCGCCGAGATCGAAACCGGCGATTTCGCGGCGCGATGGGCGGCGATGCGCGAACTGATCGCGCTCGATCCGGCCGCGGCGCTGCCGCATCTCGCCCACATGGCGGCATCGGACCCCCATCCCGAAATCCGCCGCGCCGCCGCCGCGACGCTGGCGCTCTATTCACCCCCGCCCGCAGGCGGGAAGAGAGCAGGAGTCTCCCATGCCCCGCCCGATCGATCCGCCCGCCGCGCCCGAATATGA
- the lysA gene encoding diaminopimelate decarboxylase, giving the protein MDHFEYRDGVLHAEDIPLPRIAEEIGTPVYVYSRATLERHAQVFRDALKDVPKKHIAFAIKCNPNLGVLRVLARQGYGADVVSGGELERALASGMAPQDIVFSGVGKTRAELAQGLDRGIGQFNIEHEPEGVALAEIALAKEMTAPAVLRVNPDVDAGTHAKISTGKAENKFGVGIDVAPEIFGRLAALPGLQMRGIALHIGSQLTSLAPLEAAFERVGRLVADLRAAGHSITHVDLGGGLGVPYRPDDNPPSPADYGAMVARVTKDWDVTLMFEPGRVIAGNTGVLLTEVLWVKPGATNPFVIVDAAMNDLARPALYDAYHDFVAVQPTGEKMTASIVGPVCETGDTFARDRVIDKVESGDLAVFRTAGAYGATMASTYNSRSLVPEVLVDGDRSIIVADRIAAGTIMAAERVPDWID; this is encoded by the coding sequence GTGGACCATTTTGAATACCGTGACGGCGTCCTCCACGCCGAAGACATTCCCCTGCCGCGCATCGCCGAGGAAATCGGCACCCCCGTCTATGTCTATTCGCGCGCGACGCTCGAACGCCATGCACAGGTGTTCCGCGACGCGCTGAAGGATGTGCCGAAGAAGCACATCGCCTTCGCGATCAAGTGCAACCCCAATCTCGGCGTGCTGCGCGTTCTCGCGCGGCAGGGCTATGGCGCCGATGTCGTGTCGGGCGGCGAGCTCGAACGCGCGCTCGCCTCGGGCATGGCGCCGCAGGACATTGTCTTCTCCGGGGTCGGCAAGACGCGCGCCGAGCTGGCGCAGGGCCTCGATCGCGGCATCGGCCAGTTCAATATCGAGCATGAGCCCGAAGGCGTCGCGCTTGCCGAGATCGCGCTGGCCAAGGAGATGACCGCGCCCGCGGTGCTGCGCGTCAATCCCGACGTCGATGCGGGAACGCACGCCAAGATCTCGACCGGCAAGGCCGAGAACAAGTTCGGCGTCGGCATCGATGTCGCGCCCGAAATCTTCGGGCGCCTTGCCGCGCTGCCGGGGCTTCAGATGCGCGGCATCGCGCTCCATATCGGCAGCCAGCTCACCAGCCTCGCACCGCTCGAAGCGGCGTTCGAGCGCGTCGGCCGCCTCGTCGCCGACTTGCGCGCCGCGGGGCACAGCATCACCCATGTCGATCTCGGCGGCGGGCTCGGCGTGCCCTACAGGCCCGACGACAATCCCCCGTCGCCCGCCGACTATGGCGCGATGGTCGCGCGCGTGACGAAGGATTGGGACGTCACCCTGATGTTCGAGCCCGGCCGCGTGATCGCGGGCAACACCGGCGTGCTGCTGACCGAAGTGCTGTGGGTCAAGCCCGGCGCGACCAACCCCTTCGTGATCGTCGACGCCGCGATGAACGACCTCGCGCGCCCGGCGCTCTACGATGCGTATCACGACTTCGTCGCAGTGCAGCCGACCGGTGAAAAGATGACCGCGTCGATCGTCGGCCCGGTGTGCGAGACCGGCGACACCTTCGCGCGCGACCGCGTGATCGACAAGGTGGAGTCGGGCGACCTCGCGGTGTTCCGCACCGCGGGCGCCTATGGCGCGACGATGGCCTCGACCTACAACAGCCGCAGCCTCGTCCCCGAGGTGCTCGTCGACGGCGACCGTTCCATCATCGTCGCAGACCGCATCGCCGCGGGCACGATCATGGCCGCCGAACGCGTGCCTGACTGGATCGATTAA
- a CDS encoding bifunctional precorrin-2 dehydrogenase/sirohydrochlorin ferrochelatase, producing MHQLPIFLNLTGRTVVLVGEGEAADAKARLIARAGARIVPAWEEGASLAFVALDEGAEAVAADLRARGLLVNVVDRPDLCDFTTPAIVDRAPVTIAIGTGGASAGLAKAIRQRIEALLPARLGALAAALHAARGAMKARWPAAADRRRAIDAALAPGRALDPLDGDAADKLADWLAGDAAIQPSRLETIHLAGADPDDLTLRAARLLGEADHVFHPADIPAAILDRARADAVRHVADAPPTEPPPGLSLWLSS from the coding sequence ATGCACCAGCTCCCCATCTTCCTGAACCTCACCGGCCGCACGGTCGTGCTGGTGGGGGAGGGGGAGGCGGCCGACGCCAAGGCGCGGCTGATCGCGCGCGCCGGTGCGCGTATCGTCCCCGCGTGGGAGGAAGGCGCGAGCCTCGCCTTCGTCGCGCTCGACGAAGGCGCCGAAGCGGTCGCCGCCGACCTTCGCGCGCGCGGGCTGCTGGTCAATGTCGTCGACCGCCCAGACCTTTGCGATTTCACCACCCCCGCGATCGTCGACCGCGCGCCGGTGACCATCGCGATCGGCACCGGCGGCGCGTCGGCGGGGCTCGCCAAGGCGATCCGCCAGCGCATCGAGGCGTTGCTCCCCGCGCGCCTCGGCGCGCTCGCGGCCGCGCTCCACGCCGCGCGCGGCGCGATGAAGGCGCGCTGGCCCGCCGCCGCCGACCGCCGCCGCGCGATCGACGCCGCGCTCGCGCCGGGGCGCGCGCTCGATCCGCTGGACGGTGACGCTGCGGACAAATTGGCCGACTGGCTCGCGGGCGATGCCGCCATTCAGCCGTCGCGCCTCGAAACGATCCACCTCGCCGGCGCCGATCCCGACGATCTCACTCTGCGCGCCGCGCGCCTGTTGGGGGAAGCCGATCATGTCTTCCATCCCGCCGACATCCCCGCCGCGATCCTCGACCGCGCCCGCGCCGATGCGGTGCGCCACGTCGCCGATGCGCCGCCGACTGAGCCACCACCGGGCCTGTCGCTCTGGCTGTCCTCCTGA
- a CDS encoding helix-turn-helix transcriptional regulator, with translation MRNFSLSPSTPGITPVEAVPAGEAGLAGDNVSPVFETFGEKLSRLRKARCWTQSDLAQQLGVTEASVCYWEQNRSRPKAARLQALAALLGAPIAELLGEASPSRANLGAMVARMRSEIAQAAGTSPSKVKIVIEM, from the coding sequence GTGCGCAATTTCTCTCTTTCTCCTTCGACGCCGGGTATCACGCCCGTCGAAGCCGTGCCCGCGGGCGAAGCGGGTCTCGCCGGGGATAATGTCAGTCCGGTTTTCGAGACGTTCGGCGAAAAGCTCTCGCGGCTCCGCAAGGCGCGGTGCTGGACCCAGTCCGATCTCGCGCAACAGCTCGGCGTGACCGAGGCTTCGGTCTGCTATTGGGAACAGAATCGTTCGCGGCCCAAAGCGGCGCGGCTGCAGGCGCTGGCTGCGCTGCTCGGCGCGCCGATCGCCGAGCTTCTGGGTGAAGCCTCGCCCAGCCGCGCGAATCTGGGTGCGATGGTGGCACGGATGCGCTCCGAGATCGCTCAGGCTGCGGGCACCAGCCCATCGAAGGTGAAGATCGTCATCGAAATGTAG
- the lepA gene encoding translation elongation factor 4, protein MTTPLSHIRNFSIIAHIDHGKSTLADRLIQFTGGLTAREMSAQVLDNMDIEKERGITIKAQTVRLKYTAKDGETYELNLMDTPGHVDFAYEVSRSLAACEGALLVVDAAQGVEAQTLANVYQSIEHDHEIVPVINKIDLPAADVDKVKAEIEDIIGLPADDAVLASAKSGIGIEEALEAIVAKIPPPKGDASAPLVAMLVDSWYDPYLGVVILVRVVDGVLRKGQQIKFMQAGTTHLIDRVGCFTPKREELTEIGPGEIGFITAQIKDVAQARVGDTVTDAKKPAAAPLAGFKEVQPVVFCGLFPTDANDFEKLRESIQKLRLNDASFSFEMETSAALGFGFRCGFLGLLHLEIIQERLTREYDLDLITTAPSVVYKLKLTRSKDGGPTEMELHNPADMPDPNRIEEIEEPWIEAVIYVPDEYLGAILKLCQDRRGVQKNLTYVGGRAQITYELPLNEVVFDFYDRLKSISRGYASFDYHQIGHRPGDLVKMSILVNNEPVDALSMIVHRGSAEARGRGMCERLKDLIPRHMFKIPIQAAIGGKVIARETIAALRKDVTAKCYGGDATRKKKLLEKQKEGKKRMREYGNVNIPQEAFIAALRMGDDA, encoded by the coding sequence ATGACCACGCCTTTGTCCCATATCCGCAATTTTTCGATCATCGCGCACATCGATCATGGCAAGTCGACGCTTGCCGACCGGCTGATCCAGTTCACGGGCGGGCTCACCGCTCGCGAGATGTCGGCGCAGGTGCTCGATAATATGGATATCGAGAAGGAACGCGGAATCACCATCAAGGCGCAGACGGTGCGCCTGAAATACACCGCGAAGGACGGCGAGACCTACGAGCTCAACCTGATGGACACGCCCGGCCACGTCGACTTCGCCTATGAAGTGTCGCGGTCGCTCGCGGCGTGCGAGGGCGCGCTGCTCGTCGTCGATGCGGCGCAGGGGGTCGAGGCGCAGACGCTCGCCAACGTCTATCAGTCGATCGAGCATGATCATGAGATCGTGCCGGTGATCAACAAGATCGACCTTCCCGCCGCCGACGTCGACAAGGTGAAGGCCGAGATCGAGGACATCATCGGCCTGCCCGCCGACGACGCGGTGCTCGCCAGCGCCAAATCGGGGATCGGCATCGAGGAAGCGCTCGAGGCGATCGTCGCGAAGATTCCGCCGCCGAAGGGCGATGCGTCGGCGCCGCTCGTCGCGATGCTCGTCGACAGCTGGTACGATCCCTATCTGGGCGTCGTGATCCTGGTCCGCGTCGTCGACGGGGTGCTCAGGAAGGGCCAGCAGATCAAGTTCATGCAGGCGGGCACCACCCACCTGATCGACCGCGTCGGCTGCTTCACGCCGAAGCGCGAGGAACTGACCGAGATCGGCCCCGGCGAGATCGGTTTCATCACTGCGCAGATCAAGGACGTCGCGCAGGCGCGCGTCGGCGATACGGTGACCGATGCCAAGAAGCCCGCGGCGGCGCCGCTCGCGGGGTTCAAGGAAGTCCAGCCGGTCGTCTTCTGCGGCCTGTTCCCGACCGACGCCAACGACTTCGAGAAATTGCGCGAGAGCATCCAGAAGCTCCGTCTCAACGACGCGTCGTTCAGTTTCGAGATGGAGACGAGCGCGGCACTCGGTTTCGGCTTCCGCTGCGGCTTCCTCGGCCTGTTGCATCTGGAGATCATCCAGGAGCGGCTGACCCGCGAATATGACCTCGATCTGATCACCACCGCGCCGTCGGTGGTCTACAAGCTCAAGCTCACCCGGTCGAAGGACGGCGGTCCGACCGAGATGGAACTCCACAACCCCGCCGACATGCCCGACCCGAACCGGATCGAGGAGATCGAGGAGCCGTGGATCGAGGCGGTGATCTATGTCCCCGACGAATATCTCGGTGCGATTCTCAAGCTCTGCCAGGATCGCCGCGGCGTGCAGAAGAACCTCACCTATGTCGGCGGCCGCGCGCAGATCACCTATGAATTGCCGCTCAACGAAGTGGTGTTCGATTTCTATGACCGACTGAAGAGCATCAGCCGCGGTTATGCCTCGTTCGACTATCACCAGATCGGGCATCGCCCCGGCGACCTCGTCAAGATGAGCATTCTCGTCAACAACGAGCCGGTCGATGCGCTGTCGATGATCGTTCATCGCGGCAGCGCCGAAGCCCGCGGTCGCGGGATGTGCGAGCGGCTCAAGGATCTGATCCCGCGCCACATGTTCAAGATTCCGATTCAGGCGGCGATCGGCGGCAAGGTGATCGCCCGCGAAACCATCGCCGCGCTTCGCAAGGATGTGACCGCCAAATGCTACGGCGGCGACGCGACCCGCAAGAAGAAGCTCCTCGAAAAGCAGAAAGAGGGCAAGAAGCGGATGCGCGAATATGGCAACGTCAACATTCCGCAGGAGGCGTTCATCGCCGCGCTGCGGATGGGCGACGACGCCTGA
- a CDS encoding DUF1153 domain-containing protein, whose product MIENQKIRPAQVIGPLGEPLTLDTLPPANTTRWVVRRKAEVVAAVNGGLLTVDEVCERYGLTLEEFAGWQRSIDRSGMPGLRVTRIQHYRDLYERQQRF is encoded by the coding sequence ATGATCGAGAATCAGAAAATCCGGCCCGCTCAGGTCATCGGTCCGCTCGGCGAACCGCTGACGCTCGACACGCTGCCGCCGGCGAACACCACCCGCTGGGTCGTTCGCCGCAAGGCAGAGGTCGTGGCCGCGGTCAACGGCGGTCTGCTGACCGTCGATGAAGTGTGCGAACGCTATGGCCTGACGCTCGAAGAGTTCGCCGGTTGGCAGCGGTCGATCGACCGCAGCGGTATGCCGGGCCTGCGCGTCACCCGCATCCAGCACTATCGCGATCTCTACGAGCGCCAGCAGCGCTTCTGA
- a CDS encoding GNAT family N-acetyltransferase — MIEAPARPIDHIVVHSALNDGTRVSLRCITPADEERLRTGIATLSAESRYLRFFSPAPMLPDAVIKRLVDVDGHDHIGWGAICTDCDDWPAIGAVHAVRYADGPAGEFSIAVLDAFQGKGLARMMTAALLIQCLAEDLLTLEIHMLSENAAARRLVKSLGAVWTSESAGVAEYALGVANGIASLRADPDAPGVEDVFHALTRL, encoded by the coding sequence ATGATCGAGGCACCGGCACGACCGATCGACCACATCGTCGTGCACAGCGCGCTCAACGACGGAACCCGCGTGTCGCTGCGCTGCATCACCCCCGCCGACGAAGAACGGCTTCGCACCGGGATCGCCACACTGTCCGCCGAATCGCGCTATCTGCGCTTCTTCTCGCCCGCCCCGATGCTCCCCGATGCGGTGATCAAGCGGCTCGTCGATGTCGATGGGCACGACCATATCGGCTGGGGCGCAATCTGCACCGATTGCGACGATTGGCCGGCGATCGGGGCGGTGCATGCGGTGCGCTATGCCGACGGACCCGCGGGCGAATTCTCGATTGCAGTGCTCGACGCCTTCCAGGGCAAGGGCCTCGCGCGAATGATGACGGCCGCGCTGCTGATCCAGTGCCTTGCCGAGGATCTGCTGACGCTCGAGATTCATATGCTGTCGGAGAATGCAGCGGCACGCCGACTGGTGAAATCGCTTGGCGCGGTGTGGACATCCGAAAGCGCGGGGGTTGCCGAATATGCGCTCGGAGTCGCGAACGGGATCGCGTCGCTGCGCGCCGACCCCGACGCACCGGGGGTCGAGGACGTGTTCCATGCGCTGACGCGATTGTGA
- the argH gene encoding argininosuccinate lyase codes for MWGGRFGGGPAAIMQEINASIPVDKRLWEEDIAASRAHAAMLGAAGIISVGDAVLIDSGLTQIAGEYRAKGVPVDLALEDIHMTVESRLKQLIGDAAGRLHTARSRNDQVATDFRLWVRTACERIDGGLKAIQTALLARADEHAGSIMPGFTHLQVAQPVTLGHHLLAYVEMFRRDRSRFADARRRLNESPLGAAALAGTGFPVDRHATAAALGFDRPMANSIDAVSDRDFALEFCAAASISAIHLSRLAEEIVIWASQPFGFVSLPDAWSTGSSIMPQKRNPDAAELVRGRAGLLLGAFQRLAVIVKGLPLTYSKDLQDDKETVFGAFDALALSLAAMTGMVETLSFRTDRMRALAASGYSTATDLADWLVREAGVPFREAHHIVGACVKRSEELGVELSALPAEDAAAIHAAVTPDALAALTVEASVASRRSYGGTAPERVREAIAAARGALEGSD; via the coding sequence ATGTGGGGCGGCCGCTTCGGTGGCGGACCCGCGGCGATCATGCAAGAGATTAACGCCTCGATCCCCGTCGACAAGCGCCTGTGGGAAGAGGATATCGCCGCCAGCCGCGCCCATGCGGCGATGCTCGGCGCCGCCGGGATCATCAGCGTCGGCGACGCTGTCCTGATCGACAGCGGTCTGACCCAGATCGCCGGCGAATATAGGGCGAAAGGCGTTCCGGTCGATCTCGCGCTCGAAGACATCCACATGACCGTCGAATCGCGGTTGAAGCAGTTGATCGGTGACGCCGCAGGGCGGCTCCACACTGCGCGCTCGCGCAACGATCAGGTGGCGACCGATTTCCGCCTGTGGGTCCGCACCGCGTGCGAACGCATCGACGGCGGGCTGAAGGCGATCCAGACCGCGCTGCTCGCGCGCGCCGACGAGCATGCGGGCAGCATCATGCCCGGCTTCACCCATCTGCAAGTCGCGCAGCCGGTGACGCTCGGCCATCATCTGCTCGCCTATGTCGAGATGTTCCGCCGCGACCGCAGCCGCTTCGCCGACGCGCGCCGCCGCCTCAACGAATCGCCGCTCGGCGCCGCGGCGCTCGCGGGCACGGGCTTCCCGGTCGATCGTCATGCGACCGCTGCGGCGCTCGGCTTCGACCGCCCGATGGCGAACAGCATCGACGCCGTGTCCGACCGCGATTTCGCGCTCGAATTTTGCGCTGCCGCGTCGATCTCGGCAATCCATTTGTCGCGCCTTGCCGAGGAAATCGTGATCTGGGCGAGCCAGCCCTTCGGCTTCGTCAGCCTGCCCGACGCCTGGTCGACCGGCAGTTCGATCATGCCGCAAAAGCGCAACCCCGACGCCGCCGAACTGGTGCGCGGGCGCGCGGGCCTGCTGCTCGGTGCGTTCCAGCGGCTTGCGGTGATCGTGAAGGGCCTGCCGCTCACTTATTCGAAGGATCTGCAGGACGACAAGGAGACCGTCTTTGGCGCCTTCGACGCGCTTGCGCTGTCGCTCGCCGCGATGACCGGGATGGTCGAGACGCTGAGTTTCCGCACCGACCGGATGCGTGCGCTCGCCGCCTCGGGCTATTCGACCGCGACCGACCTCGCCGACTGGCTGGTGCGCGAGGCGGGGGTACCGTTCCGCGAGGCGCATCATATCGTCGGCGCCTGCGTGAAACGATCCGAGGAGCTTGGCGTTGAATTGTCGGCGCTGCCCGCCGAAGACGCCGCGGCGATCCACGCCGCGGTGACTCCCGACGCGCTCGCCGCGCTGACCGTCGAGGCGTCGGTCGCCAGCCGCCGCAGCTATGGCGGGACGGCGCCCGAGCGGGTAAGGGAAGCGATCGCCGCCGCCCGCGGCGCGCTGGAAGGAAGCGATTGA
- a CDS encoding TlpA disulfide reductase family protein, with protein MILPLMLAGSTIAGCDREKAGGEQAAGAQANISGGEAKDARGVETFQHVVDRSQAGKAAPTAAFKGPDDAPVTLAAFRGKPLLVNLWATWCAPCVAEMPTLDALAARQGKAMTVIAVAQDLQGAAVVDPWFQKAGLKALQPYLDPENKLLDAAAGALPTSIFYGADGKELWRVIGAIDWQGDEAKALLAEGGV; from the coding sequence ATGATCCTGCCGCTGATGCTGGCCGGATCGACGATCGCGGGCTGCGATAGGGAAAAGGCCGGCGGGGAGCAAGCGGCAGGCGCGCAAGCAAATATTTCGGGCGGTGAAGCGAAGGATGCGCGCGGGGTCGAGACGTTTCAGCATGTCGTCGACCGCAGCCAGGCGGGCAAGGCGGCGCCCACGGCAGCGTTCAAAGGCCCCGACGACGCGCCGGTGACGCTCGCGGCGTTCAGGGGCAAACCGCTGCTCGTCAATCTCTGGGCAACCTGGTGCGCGCCCTGCGTCGCCGAGATGCCGACCCTCGACGCGCTCGCCGCCAGGCAGGGGAAGGCGATGACAGTGATCGCCGTCGCACAGGACCTGCAGGGCGCGGCGGTCGTCGATCCCTGGTTCCAGAAGGCGGGCCTGAAGGCGCTGCAACCCTATCTCGACCCGGAGAACAAGCTGCTCGACGCCGCCGCCGGGGCGCTGCCGACGAGCATCTTCTACGGCGCCGACGGGAAGGAATTATGGCGCGTCATCGGCGCGATCGACTGGCAGGGCGATGAGGCGAAAGCGCTGCTGGCGGAGGGCGGGGTTTAA
- a CDS encoding transposase, with protein sequence MPRPIDPPAAPEYDLAEVAARLDESGVDLADEASLARCARLLAGLARNRGFLADRIIAELKASYADQLAANRYSAQVFLLHRSPRGFFLRANLWPAATDAVYAASGGAAFAYGVPHDHNFSFLTAGYWGPGYVSDYYDYDAERVDGCLGEPLNLTFVERSALSEGRMMLYRAHRDIHSQLPPERLSISLNIMDEGDHVPWRDQYVVDLEHGTIAKRPTLTPVEMLLRCAVHLTDNGKDIAEQFARTHPVPRVRANAIAALAAVEEGAGRATVLERGLCDADARVRDDCERWLAI encoded by the coding sequence ATGCCCCGCCCGATCGATCCGCCCGCCGCGCCCGAATATGACCTTGCCGAGGTTGCCGCGCGGCTCGACGAGAGCGGTGTCGATCTGGCGGACGAAGCCAGTCTCGCTCGCTGCGCCCGGCTTCTCGCCGGTCTGGCGCGCAATCGGGGCTTTCTCGCCGACCGCATCATCGCCGAACTCAAGGCCAGCTACGCCGATCAACTCGCGGCGAACCGCTATTCGGCGCAGGTCTTCCTTCTCCACCGCAGCCCGCGCGGCTTTTTCCTCCGTGCCAACCTGTGGCCTGCCGCGACCGACGCCGTCTACGCCGCGAGCGGCGGCGCCGCCTTCGCCTATGGCGTGCCGCACGACCATAATTTCTCGTTTCTGACCGCCGGCTATTGGGGTCCGGGCTATGTCAGCGACTATTACGACTATGACGCCGAGCGGGTCGACGGCTGCCTCGGCGAGCCGCTGAACCTGACCTTCGTCGAGCGTAGCGCGTTGAGCGAAGGCCGGATGATGCTCTATCGCGCCCACCGCGACATCCACAGCCAGCTCCCGCCCGAGCGCCTGTCGATCAGCCTCAACATCATGGACGAGGGCGACCATGTTCCGTGGCGCGATCAATATGTCGTTGATTTGGAGCATGGCACGATTGCAAAGCGCCCGACGCTGACCCCCGTCGAAATGTTGCTCCGCTGCGCCGTCCATCTGACCGACAACGGCAAGGACATCGCCGAACAGTTCGCGCGGACGCACCCGGTCCCGCGGGTGCGGGCGAATGCGATCGCGGCGCTGGCGGCGGTCGAGGAAGGGGCGGGAAGGGCGACGGTGCTCGAGCGGGGGCTGTGCGATGCGGACGCGCGGGTGCGCGATGATTGCGAACGGTGGCTGGCGATTTAG